ttcctgtatgttttcgaccagtagctttttctgctttacattatctttgacagttgagtcaatgatttctatggaatcttctgctcctgagattctctcttccatctcttgtattctgttggtgaagcttgtatctacagctccttgtctcttcttttggttttctatatccaggtttgtttccatgtgttctttcttgattgcttctatttccatttttaattccttcaactgtttgattgtgttttcctggaattctttcagggatttttgtgactcctctctatggggttctacttgtttatttatgttttcctggtattctttcaggaatttttgtgattcctctctgtaggcttctacttgtttattaatgttttcctgtgtttctctaaaggagttcttcatgtctttcttgaggtcctccagcatcatgatcaaatatgattttgaaactagatcttgcttttctggtgtgtttggatattctgtttgttttggtgggagaattgggctccgatgatgccatgtagtcttggtttctattgcttgggttcctgtgcttgactcttgccatcagattatctctagtgttactttgttctgctatttctgacagtggctagactgtcctataagcctgtgtgtcaggagtgctgtacacctgttttcctgttttctttcagccagttatgggggcagagtgttctgctttcgggtgtgtagtttttcctatctacaggtcttcagctgttccggtgggcctgtgtctggagttcaccaggcaggtcacttgcagcagaaaagttggtcttacctgtggtcccgaggctcaagtttgctcgtggggtgttgcttatgagctcttggcggtggcagcaaccaggaagatctgcgccgccctttccttgagcttcagtgcaccagggtttcagatggtgtttggtgtttttctctggcatcagagatgtgtgcagagtgcagtctcttctggtttcccaggcgtgtctgcctctcttaaggtttagctctccctcccacgggatttgggtgcatagaattgtttatccggtcggtcccttcaggttctggcggtgtctcagacgcagcggtcctgctgctcctgggccctcctctacaggaacccagaggccgtatacagtttcctcttgggccagggatgtgggcaggggtgggcagtgttggtggtctcttccactctgcagcctcaggagtgcccacctgaccaggcggtgaggtctctctcccatggggtttgggagcagagagctgcctgaAATATGTATATTATTACACAATTGAGCCTTGTGCCCACTGCAGCCATCAACACTCATGGAGACTCACACCTGGACCCTgtcccagaggcaggaaccatgtcacTCTCTCCTCACCAGGGCCACACTAGACTATACAAGCATCAAACCATCTCATTCTGTCTCAGTTATCTAGAGGACTAATTTGGGGCAGAGGGACAAGTTTTATGGCTCTAAAAGCCCCATGTGTTAAGAATGACAGCTCACACACCATTCAGATTCTTTTGTCCTTCTCTTTGACTTTCCTACCTCTACCCTTTGGATGCACATTTTGTGTTTAACAGCAATAACTTGTGAACACATCATGCAGAGATCATGGAAGAGAGATGAGAATGGTTATGACCACTGCTTGGTCTATGAAGTTGAGATGTGAATGTGCTCCATAGAGCAGATGGTTGCTGCCTCAGAAGATGTTTTGGCTGTGCCTGCCCAAATTGGTCTACAGGACCTATTTCTGATTCATAACCTGCCCTGAAACTTTGGACTCTCCCACTTTGCTACTGGGATGACAAGACGATGTCACTACCCCACTATGACATGCTGCCCCACCCAGCCAGAATAACTAGTCCAGTTATGTGTGGGGACTTAGTCAACAAGACAACCCCTGAGTGACAGTCCTGGCATATAGCTGGAAAGGAATCTATTTGGAACAGAAAAAAATctctgttgaaaaaaaaaagaaagttgtgtTTTGAAAGGTATTAGCACAGTTTTGGATTTCTTGTGGGTAAATAGatttctggaagaaaaagaaaatgtagtggAAAAGGTTAAGAGAAAGAAGGTGGAAGACAAACTTCAAAAGGTGCTAAAATGAAGCCCTTCAAAGAGGGCTGTGAAAGGATGCTGGCATGCTGGTGTTCTGCCTTCCTAAGACTGGACTTGGTGCTGGACATTGGTACTGGTGTGGTGGTTATAAAATACCAGCTTTTGGCTTCCTCCAGAGCTTgatgcctctgtctgtctccatgtAGTGGTATCCTGTTGTTGAAGCTGCTGTTTGAACTCTGCTTGTTCAAATCCAGAGAGTTGTAGACTAATAGAAATCAGACAGCTCAtttcttggcttgttttgtttcttggggtgtggggtgggtaatttttttgttttgttttgtttccctgagGGTTTACATtggaaatacaaattatttttgtatttgtcaaCTGACATTCATTAATCTGTCACATGTCCCTTAACATTtattaccccccacccccccaccccccagagtaAGTACATGCAAGGaagggaaaggattgaaagagcagaAATGTAAAAGGTTTCCACACCCAATGTGATCTGTTCTGAGATCCACAGATCAAACTATGATCTATTTTGCTGAAATGTAGTTTGCATAATATACTGAGATCACATCTGGGAAAGTGAGAGGCCAGAAGCTTCATCTTGATTCTGCTGATGTCCCTGAAGAGGGTCTCACTTTTGCCCCCTCCTGTGTACCAACATGCTGCATGATAGGTCCTTCGGGTTTATAATGGTTGTCTGTATTCATATCTAGGAAGTAAACGATGGAAGACGTTGGACAGAACCTGTTGGATGATGAGTAAGTAATCCAAcaacagggagccagagagacgACTGATCTAGAAGTTTCCAGTGACCCAGACCTCATTTGTGAAGATGTTCTCTCCTGAAGCCTGAGAATCCTGGAAGAGATTTCAGCTCCATTTTCCCTTATTCCATCCCTGCCTGGTGGGACTTTGTGCAGAAGCTATCCTGTCACCCAGCTTATTAGCTTGGTTTAGGAGAAAGATCTGTTCCCTTCCCTCCTGACCAGAAAGGCTAAGATTCTGATAGACTGAGACAGATAATATTCAAGTTTATAACAAAAGACaagaaatttcttttatttcccatCTTTAACTGCCTTATAGATGTTTAGATGCTACATTCTCCATATAAAAGTTTTGGAGGTGAACAAGTACAAttgtttatataaaaaatatgGTTTTTCTTTTGCACACAAAAGATTTCCATCTCGGTGAATATTGCTTAagaatatgtaaaattaaaatgtgacCTGACAAACATTTACTTTTTGAGAAATTCCATAGAAATTGGTTAATCATGAAAAAAATCAGTCAAATCAATTAGGTGTGTGAACAACAGGAGACCGGAGAATACATACAGGTCTTCTAGGAGCTCTGGGGTTTTGTGGTGAGTTTAATCATGAAGATGATTTTCCTGTAGGGATGAGATTACAGAAATACCAACTTTAGAAGCCATAAAACAGAATCTCAAGTACCTGAACTCTGACCTTGAAAAGGATCTACAGCGGCTGGATGAGGCCAATCAGACTCTTCTTAGAAAGattcaaaagaaagaagaatctaTACAAAGGTCAGGCTTTGCCCTTGGGGAAGGAGAAGCTCTTCAGGTGATGTCCCATAGACCAAAGGGTTCAGTTCCCTTGTAGAAATTTCAGTGTGTTATTTAAATCCTGAAACTTGACCTGCAATGCCCTCCAAAAGTCTTTGGTGCAGATCTTTGCATCAATCTCTTCATTTCATTGACATTTCATTGCAACTGTCACTCCAGATCCCTCAGATGTTGGTGGTGTGATTTTGGTGGTAGCTTCCTTAGGACTGAGCCACACCTGTGTAACTATGTTTTTCAGTCTTGAAAGAGATATTGCCCTGTCCATAGGAAGAGTCCCAGAGAGGGATGACTTCAATGAGATCATAGTACAGAAGGAGACTGCCTTGAAGGACCTGGAGCTGGAGATAGCAAAGCTGGTGAGAAGACTTCTAAAGGAGTCCCTGAGAAGCCCTCTGCAGGTGTCCCCAGAAGCTCTGCATATGCCCTTTgcctctgtggctacagaaatcATAGCTGCCTGGAGGAGCTCTGTGATGATGAAGCACAAGGCATGGGGTTATGACCTTGGCTCTGCCCCAGATCCCCTATGAAGGACTGAGGTGCAATTAACTGACACTCTCATCCCCACATATTATGTCAGTGGCCCTGGCAAGGGAGAAGGTTGAGAGCAGAATCTGTTTGTCTCCTTTAATTACTTCTTCCCAcaggagaaaaagaataagaCCCTAAGCAAGAATGTGATGGAACTTCAGAAGAAGGTAAGGAGACATCCCAGGGGTCAGGTACCCTATTCCCTACAACACTGTCTTTACAAAAGAAAGGCTGGTGGAATGGGCAGAAGACATATGAGGTAAGTTCatggaatatatgtatatatatgtatgtattctatatatgtattcatatatgaaTTCTATATGTGAGAATTCTATGTATGAGAATATATATCCTCATCAGTTATATTCAACCACATAAAATATAGATTATATACTACATACAAATGAAGAGACTTTTCACACACTTGAGTCTATCTTGAAATATGACCGATTTCTAAAGAATCTCCTCAGCTCTCTAGTCCAAAAAACGAGAAGACTCTAAATCTCTGCCCTACACCCCTTTCACCTTCAGAGTCTTCAGACACTTGTTTGTTGTCCCAGAGTCATGGCAGGTTGTGGGAGGAGGGCTGAACAGTAACATGGGCAATGATTTCCCACTCCTTTCCCTATTCCTACCGTTAAGCCCACGCTTCTCTCCTTATTGTGGAGCTATGGTGGTCATGGGGACAGAAAAGGATGTCCAGTCAGGGCTTAGTGCTTAAGAGCACATACTCTTACAGAGAACCTAAGTTCTGTTCCCAGTTCCTAGGTCAAGTGGTTCACAATCACCTCTACTTAAGATCCAAGGACTTGAAGCCATTCTCTGGATGCCAAAGGCAGCTGTACTCACCTTTACATACCcaccaacaacacacacacacacacacacacacacacacacacacacacacaaatatgaatcTTAATTTGAAAAAGATGTAAGAAAACCCTATCTACTCAGGATTAAGTT
This Rattus norvegicus strain BN/NHsdMcwi chromosome 3, GRCr8, whole genome shotgun sequence DNA region includes the following protein-coding sequences:
- the Tmco5b gene encoding transmembrane and coiled-coil domain-containing protein 5B isoform X3, with protein sequence MEDVGQNLLDDEDEITEIPTLEAIKQNLKYLNSDLEKDLQRLDEANQTLLRKIQKKEESIQSLERDIALSIGRVPERDDFNEIIVQKETALKDLELEIAKLEKKNKTLSKNVMELQKKISKGTKNAVSDPETLKKKVAELKVKLQKSTESCAQQEKEIAKMESDYQSVFQLCEDQAHYIKTKILVYDAWEEIPRNSEGDGEGKRSDAA
- the Tmco5b gene encoding transmembrane and coiled-coil domain-containing protein 5B isoform X4; the protein is MEDVGQNLLDDEDEITEIPTLEAIKQNLKYLNSDLEKDLQRLDEANQTLLRKIQKKEESIQSLERDIALSIGRVPERDDFNEIIVQKETALKDLELEIAKLEKKNKTLSKNVMELQKKVRRHPRGQVPYSLQHCLYKRKAGGMGRRHMRFQKELRMLSLIQKP